In the Aromatoleum bremense genome, one interval contains:
- a CDS encoding HigA family addiction module antitoxin, with protein sequence MNMHNPAPPGELLAGWLEDLDMSVTAFAAHLGISRVMLSRILHGHAAITADMDLRLSEALGTSPGYWLRLQTQRDLWAAGERAKERSPVARIGA encoded by the coding sequence ATGAACATGCACAACCCCGCCCCCCCTGGCGAACTGCTCGCCGGCTGGCTTGAAGACCTCGACATGAGCGTGACCGCCTTTGCCGCGCATCTGGGCATCAGCCGCGTGATGCTCTCGCGCATCCTGCATGGACACGCTGCCATCACCGCCGACATGGACCTGCGACTATCCGAAGCGCTGGGCACGTCACCCGGCTACTGGCTGCGGCTGCAAACGCAGCGCGACCTGTGGGCGGCCGGCGAGCGCGCCAAAGAACGGTCGCCGGTGGCGCGCATCGGCGCCTGA
- a CDS encoding helix-turn-helix transcriptional regulator — MLDSLSTTPDRIVREHERRAITARSRTAWWEDERAGRAPKRLQLGARSVGWRMTDLQAWVRGEWRSTSGTEG; from the coding sequence ATGCTGGATTCTCTCAGTACTACCCCGGACCGCATCGTCCGCGAGCACGAGCGCCGGGCTATCACGGCCCGGTCTCGAACCGCCTGGTGGGAAGATGAACGCGCAGGACGTGCGCCGAAGCGCCTGCAACTCGGCGCCCGCTCTGTCGGATGGCGCATGACCGACTTGCAGGCGTGGGTTCGCGGCGAATGGCGCAGCACGTCGGGCACGGAGGGCTAA
- a CDS encoding HigA family addiction module antitoxin has product MNMHNPAPPGELLAGWLEDLDMSVTAFAAHLGISRVMLSRILNGHAAVTADMDLRLSEALGTTPGYWLKLQAQRDLWAAGERAKERPPVARIGA; this is encoded by the coding sequence ATGAACATGCACAACCCCGCGCCGCCCGGCGAATTGCTCGCCGGCTGGCTCGAAGACCTCGACATGAGCGTGACCGCCTTTGCCGCGCACCTGGGCATCAGCCGCGTGATGCTCTCGCGCATCCTCAACGGTCACGCCGCAGTGACCGCTGACATGGACCTGCGACTATCCGAAGCACTGGGCACGACGCCGGGCTACTGGTTGAAGCTACAGGCGCAGCGCGACCTGTGGGCGGCCGGCGAGCGTGCGAAGGAACGGCCACCGGTGGCGCGCATCGGCGCCTGA
- a CDS encoding type II toxin-antitoxin system RelE/ParE family toxin: MIVSFRHKGLEAFFRTGSQAGIQPMHAKRLREMLTALNAAAGPEDLARPSWRLHGLSGDRAGFLSMTVQANWRLTFRFEGGAVELLDYLDYH; this comes from the coding sequence ATGATTGTCTCGTTCCGTCACAAGGGCTTGGAGGCGTTCTTCCGCACCGGCTCCCAAGCAGGCATTCAGCCGATGCACGCCAAGCGCCTGAGGGAGATGCTGACCGCCCTGAACGCTGCCGCCGGACCGGAAGACCTTGCCCGCCCTTCTTGGCGTCTGCATGGGCTCTCAGGCGACCGCGCCGGCTTCCTGTCCATGACGGTGCAAGCCAACTGGCGGCTGACGTTCAGATTCGAGGGCGGAGCCGTGGAACTGCTGGATTACCTCGACTACCACTGA
- a CDS encoding integrase family protein yields the protein MQRERLTPDRIRRFTCPDGTKQAFLWDTVAPRLAVRATAGAKSYIFEAKMNRQTIRRTIGDVRAWNLDDARAEANRLQVLVESGTDPRELDRQEAEAKAAAKAAQEAAKRAADERSRYTLRALCDAYTGHLERIGKDKSAAATRSAFKCHVFTHEAIAAAPAREVTSHQIAAMVRKVREAGKERAAGILRSYLSAAFNAAKRAPFDSAMPADLIAFGVEHNPVDNIPAIAVQAGNRTLSADELRGYIKALGDELPDQALRLALLAGGQRMAQLLRAKVSDYDADTATLRLWDGKGKRQSAREHLLPLAPKAAALAAGLVARAKEREQRRAEAAGEAPGDVGGMWLFSTYGKVAMIFTTPGKRAAEISAGMKCEPFDLRDIRRTCETMLAGMGISRDTRAQLLSHGISGVQAAHYDRHAYTDEKRAALVAWEARLDAIEKGEKPAGNVRPLRRKNKNAA from the coding sequence ATGCAACGCGAACGCCTGACCCCGGACCGCATCCGCCGCTTTACCTGCCCCGATGGGACGAAGCAAGCCTTCCTGTGGGACACCGTAGCGCCCCGGCTTGCCGTGCGTGCGACCGCTGGCGCGAAGTCCTACATCTTCGAAGCGAAGATGAACCGGCAAACCATCCGCCGCACGATAGGCGACGTGCGCGCGTGGAATCTCGACGACGCCCGCGCAGAAGCGAACCGGCTGCAAGTGCTGGTGGAGTCCGGCACCGATCCACGAGAACTCGATCGACAGGAGGCCGAAGCGAAAGCCGCTGCCAAGGCCGCACAGGAGGCTGCCAAGCGCGCCGCCGACGAACGCAGCCGCTACACCCTGCGCGCCCTGTGCGACGCCTACACGGGCCACTTGGAGCGCATCGGCAAGGACAAGAGCGCCGCCGCGACCCGCTCCGCTTTCAAGTGCCACGTTTTCACGCATGAAGCGATTGCCGCCGCCCCTGCCCGCGAAGTGACCTCGCACCAAATCGCTGCGATGGTCCGCAAGGTACGCGAGGCTGGCAAGGAGCGCGCCGCCGGTATCCTGCGCAGCTACCTGTCCGCCGCCTTCAACGCTGCCAAGCGCGCGCCCTTCGATTCCGCGATGCCTGCCGACCTCATCGCCTTCGGTGTCGAGCACAACCCGGTCGACAACATTCCCGCCATCGCAGTGCAGGCCGGAAACCGCACCCTGTCCGCCGACGAGCTGCGCGGCTACATCAAAGCCCTTGGCGACGAACTGCCGGACCAAGCCTTGCGGCTGGCGCTTCTGGCCGGGGGGCAACGCATGGCGCAACTGCTGCGCGCCAAGGTGAGCGACTACGACGCCGACACCGCGACGCTTCGACTGTGGGACGGCAAAGGCAAGCGACAGAGCGCACGCGAACACCTGCTGCCGCTTGCACCGAAAGCCGCCGCGCTCGCTGCTGGTCTGGTGGCCCGGGCCAAGGAGCGCGAGCAGAGGCGTGCTGAAGCTGCCGGCGAAGCCCCCGGCGACGTGGGCGGCATGTGGCTTTTCTCGACGTATGGCAAGGTGGCGATGATTTTCACGACACCGGGCAAGCGCGCCGCCGAAATCAGCGCCGGCATGAAGTGCGAGCCCTTCGACCTGCGCGACATCCGCCGCACCTGCGAAACGATGCTCGCCGGCATGGGCATATCACGCGACACGCGGGCGCAGTTGCTATCCCACGGCATCAGCGGAGTCCAGGCCGCGCACTACGACCGGCATGCCTACACCGACGAGAAGCGCGCCGCACTGGTGGCATGGGAAGCGCGGCTCGACGCCATCGAGAAAGGCGAGAAGCCGGCCGGCAACGTGCGCCCGCTCCGGCGCAAGAACAAGAACGCTGCCTGA
- a CDS encoding tyrosine-type recombinase/integrase, translating into MPRQRLTLPRIAAFKPKGDGFLWDEDMPRLAVRARPSGAKSFIFKATLNYKDIRITIGSTDAWTIEAARDEARKFQRWIDDGKDPRDVLRELEEARASDEAAAKAAQEAAKRAADEQSRYTLRALCDAYTGHLERIGKGKSAAATRSAFKCHVFTHEAIAAAPAREITSHQIAAMVRKVREAGKERAAGILRSYLSAAFNAAKRAPFDSVMPADLIAFGVEHNPVDNIPAIAVQAGNRTLSADELRAYLNALGDELPDQALRLALLAGGQRMAQLLRAKVSDYDADTATLRLWDGKGKRQSAREHLLPLAPKAAALAAGLVARAKEREQKRAEDAGEVPGDVGGMWLFSTHGKVAMIFTTPGKRAAEISATMKCEPFDLRDIRRTCETMLAGMGISRDTRAQLLSHGISGVQAAHYDRHAYTDEKRAALVAWEARLDAIEKGEKPAGNVRPLRRKNKNAA; encoded by the coding sequence ATGCCCCGCCAGCGTTTGACCCTTCCCCGCATCGCCGCCTTCAAGCCGAAGGGCGATGGCTTCCTGTGGGATGAGGACATGCCGCGCCTCGCTGTGCGCGCTCGCCCGTCTGGCGCAAAGTCGTTCATCTTCAAAGCGACGCTGAACTACAAGGACATCCGCATCACCATCGGCAGCACGGACGCATGGACTATCGAGGCCGCCCGCGACGAGGCCCGCAAGTTTCAGCGGTGGATTGACGACGGGAAAGACCCGCGCGACGTGCTGCGAGAACTGGAAGAGGCCCGCGCCTCCGACGAGGCTGCCGCCAAGGCCGCGCAGGAGGCCGCCAAGCGCGCCGCCGACGAACAGAGCCGCTACACCCTGCGCGCCCTGTGCGACGCCTATACAGGCCACCTCGAGCGCATCGGCAAGGGCAAGAGCGCCGCCGCTACCCGCTCCGCTTTCAAGTGCCACGTTTTCACGCATGAAGCGATTGCCGCCGCCCCGGCCCGCGAAATAACCTCTCACCAAATCGCCGCGATGGTCCGCAAGGTACGCGAGGCCGGCAAGGAGCGCGCCGCCGGGATACTGCGCAGCTACCTGTCCGCCGCCTTCAACGCTGCCAAGCGCGCGCCCTTCGATTCGGTGATGCCTGCCGACCTCATCGCCTTCGGTGTCGAGCACAACCCGGTCGACAACATTCCCGCCATCGCAGTGCAGGCCGGAAACCGCACCCTGTCCGCCGACGAGCTGCGCGCCTACCTCAATGCCCTTGGCGACGAACTGCCCGACCAAGCCTTGCGGCTGGCGCTTCTGGCTGGTGGGCAACGCATGGCGCAACTGCTGCGCGCCAAGGTGAGCGACTACGACGCCGACACGGCGACGCTTCGACTGTGGGACGGCAAGGGCAAACGGCAGAGCGCCCGCGAACACCTGCTGCCGCTGGCACCGAAAGCCGCCGCACTCGCTGCTGGTCTGGTGGCCCGGGCCAAGGAGCGCGAGCAGAAGCGCGCCGAGGATGCCGGCGAAGTCCCCGGCGACGTGGGCGGCATGTGGCTCTTCTCGACGCACGGCAAGGTCGCGATGATTTTCACGACGCCGGGCAAGCGCGCCGCCGAAATCAGCGCGACCATGAAATGCGAACCGTTCGACCTGCGCGACATCCGCCGCACCTGCGAAACGATGCTCGCCGGCATGGGCATCTCGCGCGACACCCGCGCGCAGTTGCTTTCGCACGGCATCAGCGGAGTGCAGGCCGCCCACTATGACCGGCACGCCTACACGGACGAGAAGCGCGCCGCACTGGTCGCTTGGGAGGCGCGGCTCGACGCCATCGAGAAAGGCGAGAAACCGGCTGGCAACGTGCGCCCGCTCCGGCGCAAGAACAAGAACGCTGCCTGA
- a CDS encoding DNA-binding protein has translation MQQTIQTATLAQRIGYKPASIRTAVWRNGHFQNIKPFKLPSGRLLWPADAVARLTGGVEGV, from the coding sequence ATGCAGCAAACGATTCAGACCGCGACACTCGCGCAGCGCATCGGGTACAAGCCCGCCAGCATCCGTACCGCCGTCTGGCGCAACGGACACTTCCAGAACATAAAGCCGTTCAAATTGCCATCCGGTCGCCTTCTGTGGCCCGCTGATGCAGTAGCCCGGCTGACCGGTGGCGTGGAGGGCGTTTGA
- a CDS encoding type II toxin-antitoxin system RelE/ParE family toxin, with protein MIVSFRHKGLEAFFRTGSQAGIQPMHAKRLREMLTALNAAAGPEDLARPSWRLHGLTGDRTGFLSMTVQANWRLTFRFEGGTVELLDYLDYH; from the coding sequence ATGATTGTCTCGTTCCGCCACAAGGGCTTGGAAGCGTTCTTCCGCACCGGCTCCCAAGCAGGCATCCAGCCGATGCACGCCAAGCGCCTGCGGGAGATGCTGACCGCCTTGAACGCTGCCGCCGGACCCGAAGACCTTGCCCGCCCTTCCTGGCGCTTGCACGGCCTGACTGGCGACCGCACCGGCTTCCTGTCCATGACGGTGCAAGCGAACTGGCGTTTGACGTTCAGATTCGAGGGCGGAACCGTGGAACTGCTGGATTACCTCGACTACCACTGA
- a CDS encoding DUF1376 domain-containing protein, whose translation MSKITPPLRLLVDISAWQREVFNMPNPAAACGALLLLKMHLWRTGPIPDDNHALTRITGTTPAEWKKLRRDIEPLFIVMHGEWQREDWNDELEQAYHAVNRASQAGKKANAARWGQCKKVSESESESDRNRSPNPILNNKENRNGQKPTPQAQKPKPRAKASKFVSGDFEDDVRIAERGLGIGEAA comes from the coding sequence ATGAGCAAGATCACGCCGCCCTTGCGCCTGCTGGTGGATATTTCGGCATGGCAGCGCGAAGTATTCAACATGCCGAACCCCGCCGCCGCCTGCGGTGCATTGCTGCTGCTCAAGATGCACCTGTGGAGGACGGGCCCCATCCCCGACGACAACCACGCACTGACACGCATCACCGGCACGACGCCGGCAGAGTGGAAGAAGCTGCGCCGGGATATCGAGCCGCTGTTCATCGTGATGCACGGCGAATGGCAGCGCGAGGACTGGAACGACGAACTGGAGCAGGCTTACCACGCCGTCAATCGAGCTTCGCAGGCCGGCAAGAAGGCCAACGCGGCACGATGGGGACAGTGCAAAAAGGTATCCGAATCGGAGTCCGAATCGGATCGCAATCGGAGTCCGAATCCGATCCTAAATAATAAAGAGAACCGCAACGGCCAAAAACCAACCCCCCAAGCCCAAAAACCAAAGCCCCGGGCCAAGGCAAGCAAGTTTGTTTCAGGCGACTTCGAGGACGATGTTCGGATCGCGGAACGTGGCTTGGGCATAGGGGAAGCGGCATGA
- a CDS encoding putative bifunctional diguanylate cyclase/phosphodiesterase, producing the protein MDPEENPLVLVVNDDDASLKAVAALLETAAEHLRFTVVTASSGEEALRQLLEHEFATILLDVNMPGLDGFETARLIHGRPRSAAIPIIFLTAHRSDELDRIKGYEAGAADYLFTPLVPQVLQAKVGVFVELCRQRRELEHKAALLADLNRELQVQRLEDLERANAALQTEVAERRGAEKLARELALRDTLTGFFNRRSLNDRLAHAIAVAGRQNDRLALLFLDLDRFKCVNDSLGHDKGDELLKQVATRLSGAVREADTLARFGGDEFVVLLENLHDKDDAAQVAIKICAALAHPFELGTSTVKVSASVGISLYPEDGTSAGALMKNADLAMYEAKQRGRNGHEFYHEELNRRLLERIRHEHELQQALENDEFELYYQPKVNVVEGTIAGLEALLRWHHPQLGFLSAEQFMGLAEEVGMLVPLGEWALRAACRQARQWQDAGWLKETVRIAVNVAEPQIYSALPDTLACLLDEHGLSPAYIELEITETLLMRDVDQAASVLAQIGATGVSIAVDDFGTGYSSLAILKALPIHVLKIDQSFVRDLPHDHDTHAIVTAIVQMAHAIGLNVIAEGVENEAQLGALRRLGCDEYQGYLYSKPLPASELTKKFKAGGAKRVQGNMRWHALAVSGVNQPSLAGE; encoded by the coding sequence ATGGATCCCGAAGAGAACCCGCTGGTACTCGTTGTCAATGACGACGATGCCAGCCTGAAGGCCGTCGCCGCGCTGCTTGAAACTGCGGCGGAGCACCTGCGTTTCACGGTCGTGACCGCGAGCTCGGGCGAGGAGGCGCTGCGGCAGCTTCTCGAGCATGAATTCGCGACGATCCTGCTCGACGTGAATATGCCCGGACTCGACGGATTCGAGACTGCCCGGCTGATTCACGGCCGCCCCCGTTCGGCTGCGATACCGATCATCTTCCTGACTGCTCACCGGTCCGACGAGCTCGACCGGATCAAGGGTTACGAGGCCGGCGCTGCCGATTACCTCTTCACCCCGCTCGTCCCGCAGGTGCTGCAGGCAAAGGTAGGCGTGTTCGTCGAACTTTGCCGACAACGGCGGGAACTGGAGCACAAGGCGGCCTTGCTCGCGGATCTCAATCGCGAGCTGCAGGTACAGCGCCTGGAGGATCTGGAGCGTGCCAACGCGGCCCTGCAGACGGAGGTTGCAGAGCGGCGCGGAGCGGAAAAGCTTGCCCGGGAGCTCGCGCTTCGGGACACGCTTACCGGTTTCTTCAACCGCCGCTCGCTCAACGACCGTCTCGCACATGCGATCGCGGTGGCCGGTCGCCAGAACGACCGTCTCGCGTTGCTGTTTCTGGACCTCGATCGCTTCAAGTGCGTCAATGATTCCCTCGGGCATGACAAGGGGGACGAACTGCTGAAACAGGTCGCCACGCGGCTGAGCGGTGCGGTGCGGGAGGCTGACACGCTGGCCCGGTTCGGCGGCGACGAGTTCGTCGTATTGCTCGAAAACCTGCACGACAAGGACGATGCCGCGCAAGTGGCAATCAAGATCTGCGCCGCGCTGGCGCATCCGTTCGAGCTTGGCACCAGCACGGTGAAGGTGTCCGCGAGCGTCGGGATCAGCCTTTACCCGGAGGACGGGACGAGTGCGGGCGCGCTGATGAAGAATGCCGATCTGGCGATGTACGAAGCGAAGCAGAGGGGGCGTAACGGCCACGAGTTCTATCACGAGGAACTCAACCGCCGCCTGCTGGAACGCATCCGGCACGAGCACGAGCTGCAGCAGGCGCTGGAGAACGACGAATTCGAGTTGTACTACCAACCGAAGGTCAACGTCGTCGAGGGAACGATCGCGGGGCTGGAGGCGTTGCTGCGCTGGCACCATCCCCAGCTCGGATTCCTTTCGGCCGAACAGTTCATGGGGCTCGCCGAGGAGGTCGGCATGCTGGTGCCGTTGGGCGAATGGGCGCTGCGCGCGGCGTGTCGCCAGGCGCGGCAGTGGCAGGATGCGGGATGGCTCAAGGAAACCGTGCGAATCGCGGTGAATGTCGCCGAGCCGCAGATCTATTCGGCGCTGCCCGACACGCTCGCGTGCCTGCTCGACGAGCACGGACTGTCTCCGGCGTATATCGAGCTCGAGATCACCGAAACCTTGTTGATGCGCGACGTGGACCAGGCGGCGAGCGTGCTGGCGCAGATCGGCGCAACCGGCGTATCGATCGCGGTCGATGACTTCGGCACCGGCTACTCGTCGCTCGCGATCCTCAAGGCGCTTCCGATCCACGTCCTCAAGATCGACCAATCGTTCGTGCGCGACCTGCCGCACGACCATGACACCCATGCCATCGTCACCGCGATCGTCCAGATGGCCCACGCGATCGGGCTCAACGTCATCGCCGAAGGGGTGGAAAACGAAGCCCAGCTCGGGGCGTTGCGCAGGCTGGGATGCGACGAATACCAGGGGTACCTCTACAGCAAGCCGCTCCCGGCGAGCGAGCTGACGAAGAAGTTCAAGGCCGGTGGCGCGAAACGTGTGCAGGGCAATATGCGCTGGCATGCCTTGGCGGTGAGCGGGGTGAACCAGCCGAGCCTTGCCGGAGAGTAA
- a CDS encoding DEAD/DEAH box helicase: protein MTAPTQLRPYQERALHETRSALARGVRRVALYLPTGGGKTVSAEAMIRGAVAKGKRVLFIANRKQLVAQASAHLTRAGIAHGILQGDNTRHLHAHVLVCSIDTIAVRGIPDDVGLLIIDEAHAVAGSKKYRDLLFRYNRVPVIGLSATPFSPGMGRHYDELRGPLFEELVIGATIRELVELGNLVDVECYAPSDPDLTGVRTQRGIGGELDYSETQLAEAVDTPALVGDIVSHWFKLARGKQTVAFATSIAHSQHIVAEFVRAGIAAEHIDYHFDDDERAAVLDRFARGETMILSNVGLLAEGWDCPATECMILARPTKSLIRYIQMVGRVLRPHPGKERAVLLDHSGTVLRLGFATDDLPLELDDGKANASTRKKEERKPSEPKACPSCKFVRPAGVHACPSCGFAPQRLNDVEVAEGELVKIDRKVKKPATPDRKQHVYSQLLHICRKKGHKPGWVGNQYRAMFGVWPRGLREVTATPTPEIEGWLKSQRIAYLKGREKAQEGRANV, encoded by the coding sequence ATGACCGCCCCGACCCAGCTACGCCCGTATCAGGAAAGGGCGCTTCACGAGACACGCTCTGCCTTGGCCCGGGGGGTTAGGAGGGTGGCACTCTACCTGCCGACCGGTGGAGGCAAGACGGTTTCAGCCGAGGCCATGATTCGCGGAGCTGTCGCCAAGGGAAAGCGAGTGCTGTTCATCGCCAACAGGAAGCAACTGGTGGCGCAGGCATCCGCGCACCTGACCCGCGCCGGCATCGCGCACGGCATCCTGCAAGGTGACAACACCCGCCATCTTCACGCGCATGTGCTGGTGTGCTCGATCGACACCATCGCCGTGCGCGGCATCCCGGACGATGTGGGACTCCTCATCATCGACGAGGCGCACGCGGTCGCAGGATCGAAGAAGTACCGCGACCTGCTGTTCCGGTACAACCGCGTTCCCGTCATCGGTCTGTCTGCTACGCCGTTCAGTCCGGGGATGGGCAGGCACTACGACGAACTCCGGGGGCCGCTGTTCGAGGAGCTTGTCATCGGCGCGACGATCCGCGAGCTGGTCGAACTCGGCAATCTGGTCGACGTGGAGTGCTACGCCCCGTCCGATCCTGATTTGACCGGCGTGCGGACACAGCGCGGCATCGGTGGCGAACTCGACTACAGCGAGACGCAACTCGCGGAGGCGGTCGATACGCCCGCTCTCGTGGGCGACATCGTGTCGCACTGGTTCAAGCTGGCGCGCGGGAAACAGACGGTGGCGTTCGCTACGAGCATTGCGCACTCGCAACACATCGTCGCCGAGTTCGTCCGGGCCGGCATCGCCGCCGAGCATATCGACTACCACTTCGACGACGACGAGCGCGCCGCCGTGCTGGATCGCTTCGCGCGCGGTGAAACCATGATCCTGTCGAACGTGGGATTGTTGGCCGAAGGCTGGGACTGCCCGGCGACCGAGTGCATGATCCTCGCCCGCCCGACCAAGAGCCTGATTCGCTACATTCAAATGGTGGGCCGCGTGCTGAGGCCGCATCCGGGCAAGGAACGCGCCGTGCTGCTGGATCACAGCGGGACGGTATTGCGTCTGGGGTTTGCGACCGACGATCTACCCCTCGAACTCGACGACGGCAAGGCGAACGCATCCACCCGCAAGAAGGAGGAGCGCAAGCCATCCGAGCCGAAAGCCTGCCCGAGCTGCAAGTTCGTCCGCCCGGCCGGCGTGCATGCCTGCCCGTCCTGCGGATTCGCGCCGCAACGCCTGAACGATGTGGAGGTCGCAGAGGGCGAACTCGTGAAGATCGATCGCAAGGTCAAGAAGCCGGCGACCCCGGACCGCAAGCAGCATGTCTATTCGCAACTGCTGCACATCTGCCGCAAGAAAGGGCACAAGCCCGGATGGGTAGGCAACCAGTACCGCGCGATGTTCGGCGTGTGGCCGCGCGGACTGCGGGAAGTGACTGCGACGCCGACCCCGGAAATCGAAGGCTGGCTGAAGTCACAGCGCATCGCCTACCTCAAGGGCCGCGAGAAGGCGCAGGAGGGTCGCGCGAATGTCTGA
- a CDS encoding RDD family protein — protein sequence MAAAIEEGFFVNGWWYESRGNRRGPVPIELLKTLLDERQISLDTLVWREDMENWERLSSLVELAQMIPAAPPPLPKARPVTAGPWRRFWARTLDTWLELVVVVLLMLVVSRMFPSVQEWFSTPTGSAFFALTMLPSAQAVDATSHVIFGNTLGKALLGLHVANRNGHPLIFSEHLERNLGMWLRGIALGFPLIGHVAMWRQANRLRQKQLASYDESGGFTVLVSPVGGVHIVGFVVVFAALALVVLTLNTMDRTMSSKADLTATASVETNSSTTGMTSPGRWKNPRSGHEVMLPLGWDVSQKSTGPARVSYEFNDALRRTRVEFGFETEERRSINDYVQEDRNRIFPSVRFGGEGEYRTIRGHAGWSSDGIPSDNRSGAAFAVIIQTPEGFWWAASVIYPPTEVDRPDARALMFDLLKTAM from the coding sequence ATGGCTGCCGCCATAGAGGAGGGATTTTTCGTGAATGGGTGGTGGTATGAATCAAGGGGCAATCGGCGCGGCCCTGTTCCCATCGAGTTACTTAAGACCCTGCTCGACGAGCGGCAAATCAGCCTCGACACGTTGGTGTGGCGGGAGGACATGGAGAATTGGGAACGGCTGTCGTCTCTCGTTGAACTCGCACAGATGATTCCCGCCGCGCCTCCTCCCCTGCCGAAGGCGCGCCCTGTTACTGCCGGACCGTGGCGACGGTTTTGGGCAAGAACACTTGACACCTGGTTAGAACTTGTCGTGGTTGTATTGCTCATGCTCGTAGTCAGTAGGATGTTTCCGTCGGTTCAGGAATGGTTTAGCACGCCGACGGGAAGCGCCTTTTTTGCTTTGACAATGTTGCCCTCCGCACAGGCCGTTGACGCTACCTCTCATGTAATCTTCGGGAATACTCTGGGAAAGGCGTTGTTGGGACTCCATGTTGCGAATCGAAACGGCCATCCCCTAATCTTTTCCGAGCACCTTGAGCGGAACCTCGGAATGTGGCTCCGCGGCATTGCTCTTGGATTTCCCCTCATTGGGCACGTGGCAATGTGGCGTCAGGCTAACCGACTACGCCAGAAGCAGCTAGCGTCCTATGACGAATCGGGCGGCTTTACCGTACTGGTATCGCCTGTGGGTGGAGTGCACATAGTCGGTTTTGTGGTGGTGTTTGCAGCTCTTGCCCTCGTAGTGCTTACACTTAACACGATGGATAGGACAATGAGCAGCAAGGCCGATCTAACGGCAACGGCATCCGTAGAGACAAATTCATCCACGACGGGCATGACGTCTCCGGGTAGATGGAAGAACCCGCGCAGTGGGCACGAGGTGATGCTGCCACTCGGATGGGATGTCTCTCAGAAGAGTACCGGTCCAGCCCGTGTTTCCTACGAGTTCAATGATGCTCTTCGTCGGACGCGCGTTGAATTTGGCTTCGAGACCGAGGAACGCCGTTCGATAAATGACTACGTCCAAGAAGATCGGAACCGTATTTTTCCTTCGGTCCGCTTTGGCGGAGAGGGCGAGTATCGGACCATAAGAGGTCATGCCGGTTGGAGTTCGGACGGTATTCCATCGGACAACCGCTCCGGCGCGGCATTCGCCGTAATAATTCAAACCCCGGAGGGGTTCTGGTGGGCCGCGAGCGTCATTTACCCACCGACTGAGGTTGATCGACCGGATGCCCGAGCGCTCATGTTCGATCTGCTGAAAACGGCGATGTGA